From a region of the Danaus plexippus chromosome 8, MEX_DaPlex, whole genome shotgun sequence genome:
- the LOC116773275 gene encoding collagenase-like translates to MTSVYLLNILLVLGSVQANPLTVDHDVGFLEDVRGSSVRIVGGIEATEGQIPYQVYMRTVRADGGVLSCGGSIIHNEWVLTAAHCLGSFVKFYIRFGVIHLDKPLLVLEEDDSNAFLYPTYIGDLIQVQPNDIGLLKLSSSVPFGPTIQPIRLQNSKQKDIDYTGQRLIVSGFGYTDESWHGDSSSDVLLWTFVRGYSNQDCARIYRSVRESTVCAESYNATQSACYGDSGGPLTKIDEDGRVTQIGVVSFGSRLGCTIGRPTGYIRPGYYHDWFEEITGIDFDWESYESNSIVVAGHELAEEH, encoded by the exons ATGACTAGTGTGTACCTTCTAAACATTCTGCTGGTTCTAGGGTCGGTACAG GCCAATCCTTTAACAGTTGACCATGATGTGGGATTTCTTGAAGACGTCAGGGGTTCAA GTGTCAGAATTGTCGGAGGTATAGAAGCAACGGAGGGACAGATTCCTTACCAAGTATATATGAGAACCGTACGAGCTGATGGTGGAGTACTCAGTTGTGGTGGTTCAATCATACACAATGAGTGGGTATTAACAGCTGCTCATTGCTTGGGCAG TTTTGTGAAGTTCTATATTCGTTTCGGTGTAATTCATTTGGACAAGCCTCTGCTAGTATTGGAAGAAGATGACTCCAACGCTTTTCTGTATCCAACTTATATCGGCGACCTGATTCAAGTCCAACCAAATGATATTGGCCTTCTAAAATTGAGCTCCAGCGTGCCTTTTGGAC CTACTATACAACCAATTCGTTTGCAAAACTCAAAACAAAAGGACATTGACTACACAGGCCAGAGATTGATCGTTAGCGGCTTCGGATATACCGACGAATCCTGGCAcg GTGACAGTTCCTCTGACGTCCTTCTTTGGACCTTTGTACGAGGTTACAGCAATCAAGACTGCGCCAGAATTTACCGTTCAGTTAGGGAATCAACCGTCTGTGCTGAAAGTTACAATGCTACACAATCTGCATGCTAT GGAGACAGTGGTGGTCCTTTGACTAAAATCGACGAAGACGGCCGCGTAACGCAAATAGGAGTTGTCAGCTTCGGTTCCCGTTTAGGGTGTACTATTGGACGTCCTACAG GATACATTCGTCCTGGATATTACCACGATTGGTTCGAAGAAATAACTGGAATCGACTTTGACTGGGAAAGTTATGAATCTAATAGTATAGTAGTAGCTGGACATGAACTGGCAGAGGAACATTAA